The following coding sequences lie in one Amycolatopsis cihanbeyliensis genomic window:
- a CDS encoding MFS transporter, whose amino-acid sequence MTSSVAEKPAEPTPGEDSAAPNLTHRQILVILSGLMTGMFLAALDQTIVGTSIRTIADDLNGLSMQAWITTAYLITATISTPIYGKLSDIYGRKPLYLTAISIFVLGSAAGAFAQSMYQLAAFRAVQGLGAGGLMSLALTILGDLVPPRQRAKYQAYFIAVFGTSTVLGPVLGGFFAGMDSLFTLHGWRWVFLVNVPLGAVALFVVAKVLNVPHERQNHRIDWWGGLFLATCLVPLLLVAEQGREWGWGSSGALTCYAISAIGLVLFLFTETRMKDAALIPLRLFRNSTFSVAILGGVIVGVAMFGSIMLVPQYLQIVQGYTPTESGLLMLPLMMGIMSGSVISGRLTARTGRYKVFPLVGAVLMSTGMLLFAQIEWDSPIWQPLLYMLTIGLGLGGCMQTLIIAVQNAGPRRDMGVSTAAATFFRQMGGTIGVAVFLSILFSTLTDNIARAFAALGVSPAAVNSGGNNIMEDSSFLNNLPVEQAKPFFIGFTDSISTVFYLGSAVALLAFVVLLFMREIPLADGAPAAAPVEGGEALLDEDTAEDTAESSAGDTAANKAAGRHRALATQEFRPAGLPSSNGHGAGVPITGHVRRQDGTPVDGAALTLIDQHGKQVSRGTGHTDGSYTVDTPGPGSYVLIVSADGHQPQASSVVVTEEATTLDVTLTGSGELAGVIRLAGGDPVEGATVTLTDARGEVAGACRTESGGGYAFRGVDSGAYTLVASGDGLRPEAASLVVPDSGVLRQDLELTAAVRLSGVARTEGDRAVPDARITVLDAGGQVLAVARTDAAGNYLVTDLPPGEYTVVASGYPPATSQVSLHDGDAAHDVRLGYEQVIDELAERR is encoded by the coding sequence ATGACCAGCTCCGTCGCCGAAAAGCCGGCGGAACCCACACCCGGTGAGGACTCAGCGGCGCCCAACCTGACCCACCGGCAGATCCTGGTGATCCTGTCCGGGCTGATGACCGGGATGTTCCTGGCCGCGCTGGACCAGACCATCGTCGGCACCTCGATCCGGACCATCGCCGATGACCTGAACGGGCTCAGCATGCAGGCCTGGATCACCACGGCCTACCTGATCACCGCCACGATCTCCACCCCGATCTACGGCAAGCTCTCCGACATCTACGGGCGCAAGCCGCTGTACCTCACCGCGATCTCCATCTTCGTGCTCGGCTCGGCGGCCGGTGCGTTCGCGCAGTCGATGTACCAGCTCGCCGCCTTCCGTGCGGTGCAGGGGCTCGGCGCGGGTGGCCTGATGTCCCTGGCGCTGACCATCCTCGGTGACCTGGTCCCGCCCCGGCAGCGGGCCAAGTACCAGGCCTACTTCATCGCCGTGTTCGGCACCTCCACGGTGCTCGGTCCGGTGCTCGGCGGATTCTTCGCCGGGATGGACTCGCTGTTCACCCTGCACGGCTGGCGCTGGGTGTTCCTGGTGAACGTCCCGCTGGGCGCGGTGGCGCTGTTCGTGGTGGCCAAGGTGCTGAACGTGCCGCACGAGCGGCAGAACCACCGGATCGACTGGTGGGGCGGGCTGTTCCTGGCGACCTGCCTCGTCCCGCTGCTACTGGTGGCCGAGCAGGGCCGCGAGTGGGGCTGGGGCTCGTCGGGCGCGCTGACCTGCTACGCCATCAGCGCCATCGGCCTGGTGCTGTTCCTGTTCACCGAGACCCGGATGAAGGACGCCGCGCTGATCCCGCTGCGGCTGTTCCGCAACTCCACCTTCAGCGTGGCCATCCTCGGCGGGGTGATCGTCGGTGTGGCCATGTTCGGCTCGATCATGCTGGTCCCGCAGTACCTGCAGATCGTGCAGGGCTACACGCCCACCGAGTCCGGCCTGCTGATGCTGCCGCTGATGATGGGCATCATGTCCGGTTCGGTCATCTCCGGCAGGCTCACCGCGCGCACCGGGCGGTACAAGGTGTTCCCGCTGGTGGGGGCCGTGTTGATGTCCACGGGCATGCTGCTGTTCGCCCAGATCGAGTGGGACAGCCCGATCTGGCAGCCGCTGCTGTACATGCTGACCATCGGCCTCGGTCTCGGTGGCTGCATGCAGACGCTGATCATCGCCGTGCAGAACGCGGGCCCGCGCCGGGACATGGGCGTCTCCACCGCCGCCGCCACCTTCTTCCGGCAGATGGGCGGGACCATCGGGGTCGCGGTCTTCCTCTCCATCCTGTTCAGCACGCTGACCGACAACATCGCCAGGGCCTTCGCCGCACTGGGCGTCTCGCCGGCCGCGGTGAACTCCGGCGGGAACAACATCATGGAGGACTCCTCGTTCCTCAACAACCTGCCGGTCGAGCAGGCCAAGCCGTTCTTCATCGGCTTCACCGACTCGATCAGTACGGTGTTCTACCTCGGCTCGGCGGTGGCGCTGCTGGCCTTCGTGGTGCTGCTGTTCATGCGGGAGATCCCGCTGGCCGACGGTGCGCCCGCGGCCGCGCCGGTGGAAGGCGGGGAGGCCCTGCTGGACGAGGACACCGCCGAGGACACCGCCGAGAGCTCCGCCGGGGACACCGCCGCGAACAAGGCCGCGGGGCGGCACCGGGCGCTGGCCACGCAGGAGTTCCGGCCGGCGGGGTTGCCGAGCTCGAACGGGCACGGCGCGGGTGTCCCGATCACGGGCCACGTCCGGCGGCAGGACGGCACGCCGGTGGACGGCGCCGCGCTCACCCTGATCGACCAGCACGGCAAGCAGGTCTCTCGCGGTACCGGGCACACCGACGGCTCCTACACCGTGGACACCCCCGGGCCGGGCAGCTACGTGCTGATCGTGTCCGCGGACGGGCACCAGCCGCAGGCCTCCAGCGTGGTGGTCACCGAGGAGGCCACCACCCTGGATGTGACGCTCACCGGCTCCGGTGAGCTGGCCGGGGTCATCCGGCTCGCCGGCGGCGACCCGGTGGAGGGAGCCACGGTCACCCTGACCGACGCGCGCGGCGAGGTGGCCGGGGCCTGCCGCACCGAGTCCGGCGGCGGGTACGCCTTCCGCGGGGTGGACTCCGGGGCGTACACCCTGGTGGCCAGCGGGGACGGGCTGCGGCCCGAGGCGGCCTCGCTGGTCGTGCCGGACAGCGGGGTGCTGCGGCAGGACCTCGAGTTGACCGCCGCGGTCCGGCTCTCCGGGGTGGCCCGCACCGAGGGCGACCGGGCGGTGCCGGACGCGCGGATCACCGTGCTCGACGCCGGCGGCCAGGTGCTCGCCGTGGCCCGTACCGACGCGGCGGGAAACTACCTGGTGACCGACCTGCCGCCGGGCGAGTACACCGTGGTCGCCAGTGGCTACCCGCCGGCGACCAGCCAGGTCAGCCTGCACGACGGCGACGCGGCCCACGATGTCCGGCTCGGCTACGAGCAGGTCATCGACGAGCTGGCGGAGCGGCGATGA
- a CDS encoding YceI family protein codes for MSDNDGGLSARVRTAEGWPVPNVTLTVTDGAGRQVARVPADAEGTVTTEPLPPGIYTAVLVAAGYLPQARTAQIGSNGTGSLGEVTLAPAAGTVKLPPPGPWVIDPAHSSVVATARHLGIASIKARFGDLAGRIEVRRPVEQSTVRAEIKAASIDTGVRMRDDHLRSPDFLDVDRFPMIEFGSTGLQREGTDTWTMSGELTLHGQCRPIQLDLRYSGYGPDPWGRVRAAFHADAVLHRNDFAIDYNAMVRAGVAAIGTTIKIELDIQAVQGEQLPEL; via the coding sequence ATGAGCGACAACGACGGCGGGTTGAGCGCGCGGGTGCGCACGGCGGAGGGCTGGCCGGTACCGAACGTGACACTCACCGTCACCGACGGCGCCGGCCGGCAGGTCGCGCGGGTGCCCGCGGACGCGGAAGGCACGGTGACCACCGAGCCGCTGCCGCCGGGGATCTACACCGCCGTGCTGGTGGCGGCCGGGTACCTCCCGCAGGCGCGTACCGCGCAGATCGGCTCAAACGGCACGGGGTCGCTCGGCGAGGTCACCCTCGCCCCGGCGGCGGGGACGGTGAAGCTCCCGCCGCCGGGGCCGTGGGTGATCGACCCAGCACACTCCTCGGTGGTGGCCACCGCGCGGCACCTCGGCATCGCCAGCATCAAGGCCCGGTTCGGCGACCTGGCCGGGCGGATCGAGGTGCGGCGGCCGGTGGAGCAGTCCACCGTGCGGGCCGAGATCAAGGCCGCCTCCATCGACACCGGCGTCCGGATGCGCGACGACCACCTGCGTTCCCCGGACTTCCTGGACGTGGACCGGTTCCCGATGATCGAGTTCGGCAGCACCGGGCTACAGCGGGAGGGCACCGATACCTGGACGATGTCCGGCGAGCTGACCCTGCACGGCCAGTGCCGGCCGATCCAGCTCGACCTGCGGTACAGCGGCTACGGGCCGGACCCGTGGGGCAGGGTGCGCGCCGCTTTCCACGCCGATGCCGTGCTGCATCGCAACGATTTCGCGATCGACTACAACGCGATGGTCCGCGCCGGGGTGGCCGCGATCGGTACCACCATCAAGATCGAGCTGGACATCCAGGCAGTGCAGGGCGAGCAGCTTCCCGAGCTCTAG
- a CDS encoding DedA family protein — translation MRVVQAEAGGFGLDWLDTAGPLLVWVIVLSFVFVECALIVGLFLPGDSLLFAAGVVLAQHGADGHAWGLSLGAMIVAIVGNQVGYRIGKHTGTRFIARRGGKVLNQHNLDRARSFLDRRGFFAIVAARWIPWVRTLAPLIAGAARMDPRRFMLATATGGLLWVPTLVLLGYYGAGLLDVLPWLKTTLVWASVVFFVAGTGYGIRRYRQEMRRPVETAASVGS, via the coding sequence GTGAGAGTGGTACAAGCCGAGGCGGGTGGCTTCGGCCTCGATTGGCTGGACACGGCCGGCCCACTGCTGGTGTGGGTCATCGTGCTCAGCTTCGTGTTCGTCGAATGCGCGCTGATCGTGGGCCTGTTCCTGCCCGGTGACTCCCTGCTGTTCGCCGCGGGCGTGGTGCTGGCTCAGCACGGCGCCGACGGGCATGCCTGGGGACTCTCCCTCGGCGCGATGATCGTGGCGATCGTCGGCAACCAGGTCGGTTATCGCATCGGCAAGCACACCGGGACCAGATTCATCGCACGCCGCGGCGGGAAGGTGCTGAACCAGCACAACCTGGACCGGGCGCGATCGTTCCTGGACCGCAGGGGGTTCTTCGCCATCGTCGCGGCCCGCTGGATCCCGTGGGTCCGCACGCTCGCCCCGCTGATCGCCGGCGCCGCGCGGATGGACCCGCGGCGCTTCATGCTCGCCACCGCCACCGGCGGGCTGCTCTGGGTCCCCACCCTGGTTCTGCTCGGCTACTACGGCGCCGGCCTGCTGGACGTACTCCCGTGGCTGAAGACCACCCTGGTCTGGGCCAGCGTGGTGTTCTTCGTGGCCGGCACCGGCTACGGCATCCGGCGCTACCGGCAGGAGATGCGCCGCCCGGTGGAGACCGCGGCGAGCGTGGGCTCCTGA
- a CDS encoding VOC family protein, protein MSELTAVHHVALTVTDVDRSVPWYMRVLELAEVTRREDPETGVRKVVLHAPGRAFALLLVQHPDTERPGFDERRTGLDHVAFQVESPAELRKWENRLAEYGVSFEPGTPSRTVPGSEVVVFRDPDGIQLEIWAGPEA, encoded by the coding sequence ATGTCCGAGCTCACGGCTGTGCACCACGTGGCACTCACGGTCACCGATGTGGACCGCAGCGTCCCCTGGTACATGCGGGTACTGGAACTGGCCGAGGTGACCAGGCGGGAGGACCCGGAGACGGGGGTGCGCAAGGTCGTGCTGCACGCGCCCGGCCGGGCGTTCGCGTTGCTGCTGGTGCAGCATCCGGACACCGAGCGACCGGGGTTCGACGAGCGCCGGACGGGCCTGGACCATGTGGCCTTCCAGGTGGAGTCCCCGGCCGAACTGCGCAAGTGGGAGAACCGGCTGGCCGAGTACGGGGTGAGCTTCGAACCCGGTACGCCCTCGCGCACGGTGCCCGGCTCGGAGGTGGTGGTCTTCCGCGATCCGGACGGCATCCAGCTGGAGATCTGGGCCGGGCCGGAGGCCTGA
- a CDS encoding SDR family oxidoreductase encodes MAGVLVVTGGSRGIGAAICLLAAEHGYDIVVNYVTDIEAANAVVEHVRACGQQALAVRADVSNEDEVHNLFETAAAIGPLTRLVNNAGITGFTPGRLDEQRVSSVRRVLDVNVTGVFLCAREAVRRMSTRYGGGGGAIVNVSSTAARLGSAGEWVHYAASKAAVETMTLGLAQEVAGERIRVNAVAPGTVETGLHAGAGLPDRLERLAPSIPLGRPARPEEIAEAVLWLLSPAASYATGAVLPIGGGR; translated from the coding sequence ATGGCGGGTGTACTTGTGGTTACTGGCGGTAGCCGTGGCATTGGCGCGGCGATCTGCCTGCTGGCGGCCGAGCACGGCTACGACATAGTGGTCAACTACGTGACCGACATCGAGGCGGCGAACGCGGTGGTCGAGCATGTGCGGGCCTGCGGGCAGCAGGCGCTGGCGGTGCGGGCCGACGTGTCGAACGAGGACGAGGTGCACAACCTGTTCGAGACCGCCGCCGCGATCGGGCCACTGACCAGGCTGGTGAACAACGCGGGCATCACCGGCTTCACCCCCGGCAGGCTGGACGAGCAGCGGGTCTCCTCGGTGCGCAGGGTCCTCGATGTCAACGTGACCGGCGTGTTCCTGTGCGCGCGGGAAGCCGTGCGCCGGATGTCCACCCGCTACGGCGGCGGGGGTGGGGCGATCGTGAACGTGTCCTCCACCGCGGCGCGGCTCGGTTCCGCCGGGGAGTGGGTGCACTACGCGGCCAGCAAGGCCGCGGTGGAGACCATGACCCTCGGCCTCGCCCAGGAGGTCGCGGGCGAGCGGATCCGGGTGAACGCCGTCGCCCCCGGCACCGTGGAGACCGGGCTGCATGCCGGTGCGGGCCTGCCGGACCGGCTGGAGCGGCTGGCCCCCTCGATCCCGCTCGGTCGCCCGGCTCGGCCGGAGGAGATCGCCGAGGCCGTGCTGTGGCTGCTGTCCCCGGCGGCCTCCTACGCCACCGGTGCGGTGCTGCCGATCGGGGGCGGCCGGTAG
- a CDS encoding S1 family peptidase, translated as MRIKRALTTGAMALAMAGTVLAPGSASAAPPAPSDDVSPSIIGGTYGNYGPAARLYRNGRETCSATIIAPQWILTARHCVGSGMTFRIGNPVASQGTFARATNYTNHSADLSLVRLDRSVQASYAQLASSNPTRGNTVNVYGWGATCRGNEAGCQSPRLKTATTTYYGISRDAYGGQALYLYRGNGITAGGDSGGPAVYNGTQVGVASTSNRSTVTNYTSVAAYRSWIRQVAGV; from the coding sequence ATGCGAATCAAACGAGCTCTGACCACAGGCGCGATGGCATTGGCCATGGCGGGGACCGTACTGGCCCCGGGCAGCGCCAGCGCGGCACCCCCGGCGCCGAGTGACGACGTGTCGCCTTCGATCATCGGCGGCACCTACGGCAACTACGGCCCGGCCGCGCGGCTCTACCGCAACGGGCGGGAGACCTGCTCCGCGACGATCATCGCGCCGCAGTGGATCCTGACCGCCAGGCACTGCGTGGGCTCCGGCATGACCTTCCGGATCGGCAACCCGGTGGCCTCCCAGGGCACGTTCGCCAGGGCGACCAACTACACCAACCACTCGGCCGACCTGTCCCTGGTTCGGCTGGACCGCTCGGTGCAGGCCAGCTACGCCCAGCTCGCCAGCTCCAACCCGACCCGGGGCAACACGGTGAACGTCTACGGCTGGGGCGCGACCTGCCGGGGCAACGAGGCGGGCTGCCAGTCCCCGAGGCTGAAGACGGCCACCACCACGTACTACGGCATCAGCCGGGACGCCTACGGCGGCCAGGCGCTGTACCTGTACCGCGGTAACGGCATCACCGCGGGCGGCGACTCCGGTGGCCCCGCCGTGTACAACGGCACCCAGGTCGGCGTTGCTTCCACCAGCAACCGCAGCACGGTCACCAACTACACCTCGGTGGCCGCCTACCGCAGCTGGATCCGCCAGGTCGCGGGTGTCTGA
- a CDS encoding nucleoside/nucleotide kinase family protein, with translation MTSYDDLLARAEALVASGERSVLGIVGAPASGKTTLAWRIARALGNRAAVVGMDGFHLAQIELNRLRRADRKGAPDTFDAHGYVHLIRRLSEGTEPVYAPEFRREIEEPIANAVPVSPKVPLVITEGNYLLLDTEPWDQLRPLLAEAWYLAPDEDERLERLVTRHRHYGRSLVEARQRALGSDQRNADLIAATRDRADLVVADMELKQFAL, from the coding sequence ATGACCTCGTACGACGACCTGCTGGCCAGGGCGGAGGCACTGGTTGCCAGCGGAGAGCGCTCGGTGCTCGGCATCGTCGGCGCACCGGCCTCCGGCAAGACCACGCTCGCCTGGCGGATCGCCCGCGCGCTCGGCAACCGGGCCGCGGTGGTCGGCATGGACGGGTTCCACCTCGCGCAGATCGAGCTGAACCGGCTGCGCCGCGCCGACCGCAAGGGCGCGCCGGACACCTTCGACGCGCACGGCTACGTGCACCTGATCCGCAGGCTGAGCGAGGGCACGGAGCCGGTCTACGCGCCGGAGTTCCGCAGGGAGATCGAGGAGCCGATCGCGAACGCGGTGCCGGTCTCCCCGAAGGTGCCCCTGGTGATCACCGAGGGGAACTACCTGCTGCTGGACACCGAGCCATGGGACCAGTTGCGTCCGCTGCTGGCCGAGGCCTGGTACCTGGCCCCGGACGAGGACGAGCGGCTGGAGCGGCTGGTCACCCGGCACCGGCACTACGGCCGCTCGCTGGTCGAGGCCAGGCAGCGCGCGCTGGGCTCGGACCAGCGCAACGCCGACCTGATCGCGGCCACCAGGGACCGGGCCGACCTGGTGGTGGCGGACATGGAGCTCAAGCAGTTCGCACTGTAG
- a CDS encoding PfkB family carbohydrate kinase produces the protein MTVLLAGLCTIDLVQRVERLPAPGEKVQSLEVDTAAGGPATNAAVTVAALGRRARLLTVLGAHPLAGLARADLEAHGVTVHDLAPDFPHPPAVSAVAVRERDGERTVVSHNAGKAPPGPPDWPEPAEPVRAVLLDGHHPELALRVARWARAAGAPVVLDAGSWKPVLAELLPLVDIAACSAQFRAPEGALRAVPAVLTTAGPDPVRWRAGGAEGEVPVPRVAEVADTLGAGDVWHGALAARVGELALPELIAFANEVAAERVRHRGPRSWVSPIRARWE, from the coding sequence ATGACCGTGTTGCTGGCCGGACTGTGCACGATCGACCTGGTGCAGCGGGTGGAGCGGTTGCCGGCGCCCGGCGAGAAGGTGCAGTCGCTTGAGGTGGACACCGCGGCGGGTGGGCCCGCGACGAACGCCGCGGTGACCGTGGCGGCGCTGGGGCGGCGGGCGCGGCTGCTCACCGTACTCGGCGCGCACCCGCTGGCCGGGCTGGCCCGTGCCGACCTGGAGGCCCACGGGGTGACCGTGCACGACCTCGCGCCGGACTTCCCGCACCCGCCCGCGGTCAGCGCCGTGGCGGTGCGGGAGCGGGATGGCGAGCGCACCGTCGTCTCGCACAACGCGGGCAAGGCGCCACCGGGGCCGCCGGACTGGCCCGAGCCCGCCGAGCCGGTGCGCGCGGTACTGCTGGACGGGCACCACCCGGAGCTGGCACTGCGGGTGGCGCGCTGGGCCCGCGCGGCGGGGGCGCCGGTGGTGCTGGACGCGGGTAGCTGGAAGCCGGTGCTGGCCGAGCTGCTGCCGCTGGTGGACATCGCCGCCTGCTCCGCGCAGTTCCGCGCCCCCGAGGGCGCGCTGCGCGCGGTGCCCGCGGTGCTCACCACCGCGGGCCCGGATCCGGTGCGCTGGCGCGCGGGCGGGGCCGAGGGCGAGGTGCCGGTGCCCAGGGTGGCCGAGGTCGCCGACACCCTCGGCGCGGGCGACGTCTGGCACGGCGCGCTGGCCGCGCGGGTGGGCGAGCTCGCGCTGCCGGAGCTGATCGCGTTCGCGAACGAGGTGGCGGCCGAGCGGGTGCGCCACCGTGGACCACGAAGTTGGGTAAGCCCGATCAGGGCGAGATGGGAGTGA
- a CDS encoding ATP-binding cassette domain-containing protein, which translates to MTETEPTLSARGLAKRYGRVVALDGADFDLLPGEVLAVVGDNGAGKSSLIKALSGALVPDAGEIRVDGEPVRFRTPLDARRYGIETVYQDLALAPAQDIASNMFLGRERRRTGPIGGLLRTLDARQMRAQAQRVLDELGIAVKSITQPVETLSGGQRQGVAVARAAAFGSKAVIMDEPTAALGVAESGKVLALIDRIRERGLPVVLISHNMPHVFEIADRIHVHRLGRRVGVVSPRTHSMNQVVGLLTGALRIGAAGELEEVESAVHTGLSP; encoded by the coding sequence ATGACCGAGACCGAGCCGACCCTCTCCGCACGCGGCCTTGCCAAGCGGTACGGCCGGGTGGTCGCGCTGGACGGGGCCGACTTCGACCTGTTGCCCGGTGAGGTGCTGGCGGTGGTCGGCGACAACGGGGCCGGAAAGTCGAGCCTGATCAAGGCCCTGTCCGGGGCGCTGGTGCCGGACGCGGGCGAGATCCGGGTGGACGGCGAGCCGGTGCGGTTCCGGACCCCGCTGGACGCCCGCCGGTACGGCATCGAGACGGTGTATCAGGACCTCGCGCTGGCTCCGGCGCAGGACATCGCCTCGAACATGTTCCTCGGTCGGGAGCGAAGGCGCACTGGACCGATCGGTGGGCTGTTGCGCACACTCGACGCACGGCAGATGCGTGCGCAGGCGCAGCGGGTGCTCGACGAGCTCGGTATCGCGGTCAAGTCGATCACCCAGCCGGTCGAGACGCTGTCCGGTGGGCAGCGCCAGGGCGTCGCGGTGGCCCGCGCGGCGGCCTTCGGCAGCAAGGCGGTGATCATGGACGAGCCCACCGCGGCGCTCGGCGTCGCCGAGTCCGGCAAGGTGCTCGCGCTGATCGACCGGATCCGCGAGCGCGGCCTGCCGGTGGTGCTGATCAGCCACAACATGCCGCATGTCTTCGAGATCGCCGACCGGATCCACGTGCACCGGCTGGGCCGCAGGGTCGGTGTGGTCTCGCCGCGTACGCACAGCATGAACCAGGTCGTCGGCCTGCTCACCGGCGCGCTGCGGATCGGCGCGGCCGGCGAGCTGGAAGAGGTCGAGTCCGCGGTGCACACGGGCCTTTCGCCATGA
- a CDS encoding ABC transporter permease — translation MTTELDERTGVREFFLRAPAVGPALALVLAVAIFSVSTDTFLNLDNLSLVVQQSLVIGTLALGQTLIILTAGIDLANAAAMVLATLLMAKLATGGMDGSAALLLGIAATVVISAVIGSLVTRVRLPPFIVTLGGLTMLAAAGRIYAGGEAVPVTDELLTWLGTRRYLFGGIEITYGMTLALVMYLVVWYALTRTAWGRHVYAVGNAPESARLSGIKVNRTILSVYVVAGLIYGIAAWQALGRVPNADPNAFQLGNLESITAVVLGGTSLFGGRGSVLGTMMGALIVAVLRSGLTQLGVDALYQDVATGALVIAAVAVDRVARRQR, via the coding sequence ATGACGACCGAGTTGGACGAGCGTACCGGCGTGCGGGAGTTCTTCCTGCGTGCCCCGGCGGTGGGTCCCGCGCTCGCGCTGGTGCTGGCGGTGGCGATCTTCTCCGTGTCCACGGACACGTTCCTCAACCTGGACAACCTGTCCCTCGTGGTGCAGCAGTCGCTGGTGATCGGCACCCTGGCGCTGGGCCAGACCCTGATCATCCTCACCGCCGGGATCGACCTGGCCAACGCCGCGGCGATGGTGCTGGCCACGCTGCTGATGGCCAAGCTGGCCACCGGTGGTATGGACGGCAGCGCGGCCCTGCTGCTCGGCATCGCCGCCACCGTGGTGATCTCCGCGGTGATCGGCTCGCTGGTGACCAGGGTGCGGTTGCCGCCGTTCATCGTCACGCTCGGCGGGCTGACCATGCTGGCCGCCGCGGGCCGGATCTACGCGGGCGGCGAGGCCGTCCCGGTGACCGACGAGCTGCTCACCTGGCTGGGCACCCGGCGCTACCTGTTCGGTGGCATCGAGATCACCTACGGCATGACGCTGGCGCTGGTGATGTACCTGGTGGTCTGGTACGCGCTGACCCGGACCGCCTGGGGGCGGCACGTGTACGCCGTCGGCAACGCGCCGGAGTCCGCGCGGCTGTCCGGAATCAAGGTAAACCGCACGATTCTTTCGGTATATGTGGTGGCCGGCCTGATCTACGGGATCGCGGCCTGGCAGGCGCTGGGTAGGGTGCCCAACGCCGACCCGAACGCCTTCCAGCTCGGGAACCTGGAGTCGATCACCGCCGTGGTGCTGGGTGGCACCAGCCTCTTCGGCGGCCGTGGCTCGGTGCTCGGCACGATGATGGGCGCGCTGATCGTGGCGGTGCTGCGCTCCGGGCTGACCCAGCTCGGGGTGGACGCGCTCTACCAGGACGTGGCGACCGGCGCGCTGGTGATCGCCGCGGTGGCCGTGGATCGCGTGGCGAGGAGGCAGCGATGA
- a CDS encoding substrate-binding domain-containing protein, protein MRKPALMGLALAVLATGCTVERHWGGSADAGGDQVNIGLVTKTDTNPYFVQLRVAASAAAREAGAEFSALAGQFDGDNNGQVKAIENLLQQGVNTILITPNSSTGVLDAIERARGAGVLVIALDTATEPADAVDATIATDNVAAGRKQGAYVRAALGDTPPKLFMVDGTPGSSVDTNRHNGFLDGIGLAGGDPAIRGRAPANGDQNTAQQRVENLLQRTTDLNAVYTMNEPSARGAYAALRPRGLAEQVVMGSIDGGCEGVRDVRNGLYDATVMQFPARMAERGVAAAVEYADTGTKPSGFIDTGSVVITDKPVPGMDSKDTGWGLEHCWGDE, encoded by the coding sequence ATGCGGAAACCGGCCCTCATGGGCCTCGCGCTGGCGGTGCTCGCCACCGGGTGCACGGTAGAACGGCACTGGGGCGGTAGCGCGGACGCGGGCGGCGACCAGGTCAACATCGGGCTGGTCACCAAGACCGACACCAATCCCTACTTCGTGCAGTTGCGGGTGGCGGCGAGCGCGGCGGCGCGGGAGGCGGGTGCCGAGTTCAGCGCGCTGGCCGGCCAGTTCGACGGGGACAACAACGGGCAGGTCAAGGCGATCGAGAACCTGCTGCAACAGGGCGTGAACACCATCCTGATCACGCCGAACTCCTCGACCGGTGTGCTGGACGCGATCGAGCGGGCCCGCGGGGCGGGTGTGCTGGTGATCGCGCTGGACACCGCGACCGAGCCGGCCGACGCGGTGGACGCCACCATCGCCACCGACAACGTGGCGGCCGGCCGCAAGCAGGGCGCCTACGTCCGGGCGGCGCTCGGGGACACCCCGCCGAAGCTGTTCATGGTCGACGGAACGCCGGGCAGCAGCGTGGACACCAACCGGCACAACGGCTTCCTCGACGGCATCGGGCTCGCCGGAGGGGACCCGGCGATCCGCGGGCGCGCGCCGGCCAACGGGGACCAGAACACCGCGCAGCAGCGGGTGGAGAACCTGCTGCAGCGCACCACCGACCTGAACGCGGTCTACACGATGAACGAGCCGAGCGCGCGCGGCGCCTACGCGGCGCTGCGCCCGCGCGGGCTCGCCGAGCAGGTCGTGATGGGTTCGATCGACGGCGGCTGCGAGGGCGTGCGCGACGTGCGGAACGGGTTGTACGACGCCACGGTGATGCAGTTCCCCGCGCGGATGGCCGAGCGGGGCGTGGCCGCCGCGGTGGAGTACGCCGACACCGGGACCAAGCCGAGCGGGTTCATCGACACCGGGTCCGTGGTGATCACCGACAAACCGGTACCCGGGATGGACAGCAAGGACACCGGCTGGGGTCTCGAGCACTGCTGGGGGGACGAATGA